In Scatophagus argus isolate fScaArg1 chromosome 5, fScaArg1.pri, whole genome shotgun sequence, a genomic segment contains:
- the ostn gene encoding osteocrin translates to MRRHRNREKRRHSRTHTPQRSNCRPKMQLCGCLLVSCVLSITLLHCSVSSFRVQPAQHVVQSMSRSLQAFRPRPGAAKAGEELTAKLLRLDDLRRMENDVMEPKRRRSFPGNNAPLDRLSVSSMETKQGTNKSKLVELPRRRVNPPPIDRIGMSRLPNSRG, encoded by the exons ATgagaagacacagaaacagagagaagagacgacacagcaggacacacactcCTCAGAGATCCAACTGCAGACCGaag aTGCAGCTTTGTGGCTGTTTGCTTGTCTCCTGCGTGCTGTCCATCACGCTGCTCCACTGCAGTGTCAGCAGCTTCAGAGTCCAGCCTGCTcag CATGTAGTCCAGTCCATGTCGAGGTCTTTACAGGCATTTCGGCCTCGTCCCGGAGCAGCGAAGGCAGGGGAGGAGCTAACGGCGAAGCTGCTCCGACTGGACGACCTGAGGAGGATGGAGAATGACGTCATGGAgccaaagaggaggaggagtttccCTGGCAACAACGCCCCGCTGGACCGCCTGTCGGTCAGCTCCATGGAAACCAAACAGGGAACAAACAAGAG caAGCTAGTCGAGTTGCCACGGCGACGCGTCAATCCACCTCCCATCGACAGGATTGGAATGAGTCGTCTACCAAACAGTCGAGGATAG
- the LOC124058692 gene encoding protein IWS1 homolog, with the protein MDGEEDDFMSGNHSDDGGGTPVQDEHGGSDGEEMRSDRHESEDERSNDEDATNGVETSGAASGSDNEDHRGADSDSEPDASGTRHNDDKSDSEAEAPRPADSDDDSPVKRRMSGSDNEEESSPVKHAASDNEEEGGSSPAKRRGSSSELEEGEERPKVATHSDSENEDAKPAASPSRRSNAGSDSDTETPARRKTAQVDSEEEEEKQQEEAEGGAEGGKWKAVMQSDSEEEGEERRRKAAAGSDGEQHQEEEREQRDDSDDEEEKPVKRKKAILSDSEDDEEEKADKPAVKRSRAVSDDENSDSDGGSTGPDKSLAAKLRELGSDSGSEEDERSKATAGKKDEKALFGSDSDSGDDEEEKMIADIFGESGDEEEEEFTGFNQEDLEGDKKQSKDERQQHAEEDSDSDDGVHRGGQDTSFMSDFDIMLARRKAMNSKRRRHRDGGTFISDADDVVSAMITKMNEAAEEDRTLNSHKKPALKKLTLLPQVVMHLKKQDLKETFIDSGVMTAIKEWISPLPDKSLPALRIREELLRILQELPTVSQETLKHSGIGRAVMFLYKHPKESRSNKDLALKLINEWSRPIFGLTSNYKGMTREERQQRDLDQQMPQRRRLSSGGQTPRRDLEKQLTGEEKALRPGDPGFCARARVPMPSNKDYVVRPKWNVEMESNRGPMKKGLSRVDKQMRRFADIRRLTKPGHAVKISVEGNRMPL; encoded by the exons ATGGACGGAGAAGAGGACGACTTCATGTCCGGAAACCACTCCG ATGACGGAGGCGGCACTCCGGTTCAGGATGAGCACGGCGGGTCGGACGGCGAGGAGATGAGGAGCGACAGACATGAATCTGAG GACGAGCGCAGCAACGATGAAGACGCCACCAACGGCGTGGAGACCAGCGGGGCGGCCAGCGGCTCTGACAATGAGGATCACCGAGGGGCTGACAGCGACTCGGAGCCCGATGCCTCGGGGACTCGCCACAATGATGACAAAAGTGACTCGGAGGCGGAGGCTCCTCGGCCTGCCGACAGCGACGACGACTCTCCTGTCAAACGCAGGATGAGCGGATCGGATAACGAGGAGGAGTCGTCGCCTGTCAAACACGCAGCTTCGGATAACGAAGAAGAGGGAGGGTCGTCTCCTGCCAAACGAAGGGGAAGCAGCTCGGagctggaggagggggaggagaggccCAAAGTGGCCACACACAGCGACTCGGAGAACGAGGATGCCAAACCCGCGGCGTCCCCCAGCCGGCGGTCCAACGCAGGCAGTGACTCTGACACAGAGACGCCCGCCAGGCGTAAGACAGCACAGGTGGactcggaggaggaggaggagaagcagcaggaggaggcagagggtgGAGCAGAAGGAGGGAAGTGGAAGGCTGTGATGCAGtctgacagtgaggaggagggggaagaaaggaggaggaaggctgcagctggaagtgatggagagcagcaccaggaggaggagcgagagcagagagatgacagcgatgatgaagaggagaagcCAG tgaagaggaagaaggccATCCTGTCAGACAGCGAGGACGACGaagaagagaaggcagacaaaCCAG CGGTGAAGAGGAGTCGGGCGGTTTCCGATGACGAGAACTCGGACAGCGACGGGGGGTCGACGGGCCCCGACAAGAGCCTGGCCGCCAAACTGAGAGAGCTCGGCTCGGACAGCGGCAGCGAGGAGGACGAGAGGTCAAAGGCCACGGCAGGGAAGAAGGACGAGAAGGCGCTGTTCGGCAGCGACTCCGACTCCGGAGACGACGAAGAGGA GAAAATGATCGCAGACATCTTCGGAGAGTCtggagacgaggaggaggaggagttcaCT GGCTTCAACCAGGAGGACCTGGAGGGGGACAAGAAGCAGTCGAAGGACGAGAGGCAGCAGCATGCGGAGGAGGACTCCGACTCCGACGACGGTGTCCACCGCGGCGGCCAGGA caccagctTCATGTCTGACTTTGACATCATGCTCGCTCGGAGGAAAGCTATGAACAGCAAGAGGAGACGTCACCGTGACGGAGGGACGTTCATCAGCGACGCCGATGACGTGGTCAGCGCCATGATCACCAAGATGAACGAGGCCGCCGAG GAGGATCGAACTCTGAACAGCCACAAGAAGCCCGCGCTGAAGAAACTCACTCTGCTGCCGCAGGTCGTCATGCACCTGAAGAA ACAGGACTTGAAGGAGACGTTCATTGACAGCGGCGTGATGACGGCCATTAAAGAGTGGATCAGTCCTCTTCCAGATAAATCCCTTCCCGCCCTGAGAATCAGAGAGGAGCTGCTCAGGATCCTACAGGAA CTGCCCACTGTGAGTCAGGAGACCCTGAAGCACAGCGGGATCGGACGGGCCGTCATGTTTCTGTACAAACATCCCAAAGAGTCTCGATCCAACAAAGACCTGGCGCTCAAGCTCATCA ATGAGTGGTCCAGGCCGATCTTCGGACTGACGTCCAACTACAAGGGGATGACGAGAGAGGAGCGTCAGCAGAGAGACCTGGACCAGCAGATGCCTCAGAGACGACGACTGAG TTCGGGAGGCCAGACGCCTCGCAGGGACCTGGAGAAACAGCTGACTGGGGAAGAAAA agcTCTGCGACCCGGTGACCCCGGGTTCTGCGCCAGGGCTCGGGTGCCGATGCCCTCCAACAAAGACTACGTCGTACGACCCAAGTGGAACGTAGAGATGGAGTCCAACAGG GGTCCCATGAAGAAAGGCTTGTCCCGCGTTGACAAACAGATGCGTAGATTTGCAGACATCCGTCGCCTGACGAAGCCCGGCCACGCTGTTAAAATCAGCGTGGAAGGAAACCGGATGCCGCTCTGA
- the wdr74 gene encoding WD repeat-containing protein 74: MGDTSRLCSVWLGSETGILKGVSLSRKQAFNFCNTSHLSRDQEVRALCWGDPAESELLVGSVDGTVKTFSTEKGAFTETRRCGDPAEGCFTGLAVMSGSTVVTCVECGTLRVWREDSSEPVTELAAGKNVCRMRQSPVNRHKVATGGKENGLKIWDLERPKTPVFTAKNLRDDWLDLRRPHWVRDMAFIPDSDKVVTCTGYHQVHVFDPSSPQRRPVLEVEYGEYPLTALSLPASGNTVVVGNTHGQIALLDLRKGLVRGCLKGLAGGVRGLQCHPSQPVVASCGLDRFLRIHSLEDRKLQHKVYLKSRLNCVLLASRDLEDGVGLTVSQEVKEEEEGGDDDVWDTMERVEETPKRKTTEEEEEMQTKKSKKKRKKGHD; this comes from the exons ATGGGGGACACGAGTCGGCTGTGCTCCGTGTGGCTGGGCTCGGAGACCGGCATCCTGAAGGGGGTCAGTCTGTCTCGGAAACAGGCCTTTAACTTCTGCAACACGAGCCACCTGAGCCGCGACCAGGAGGTCCGTGCGCTGTGCTGGGGAGACCCGGCGGAGAGCGAGCTGCTTGTCGGCTCCGTGGACGGAACCGTCAAGACGTTCAGCACCGAGAAGGGCGCCTTCACCGAAACCCGGCGCTGCGGAGATCCCGCCGAGGGCTGCTTCACCGGGCTAGCTGTGATGAGCGGCTCCACGGTGGTCACATGCGTGGAGTGCGGGACGCTGCGGGTGTGGAGGGAGGATAGCAGCGAGCCCGTGACGGAGCTGGCCGCTGGGAAGAACGTGTGCCGTATGCGGCAGAGTCCGGTAAACCGGCACAAAGTCGCCACCGGCGGGAAGGAGAACGGACTAAAGATCTGGGACCTGGAGAGACCAAAGACGCCCGTGTTCACAGCAAAAAACCTGCGGGACGACTGGTTGGATCTACGGCGGCCGCACTGGGTCAGGGACATGGCCTTCATCCCGGACTCGGACAAAGTGGTCACGTGCACTGGCTACCACCAG GTCCACGTCTTCGACCCCTCTTCCCCTCAGCGGCGTCCCGTCCTGGAGGTTGAATATGGCGAGTACCCGCTCActgctctgtctcttcctgCCAGCGGGAACACAGTGGTGGTGGGAAACACCCACGGCCAGATCGCTCTGCTGGACCTGAGGAAAGGTCTGGTCCGTGGATGTCTGAAGGGACTGGCGGGGGGCGTGCGGGGGCTGCAGTGTCATCCCTCCCAGCCTGTGGTGGCGTCCTGTGGGTTGGACCGCTTCCTCCGCATCCACAGCCTGGAGGACCgcaaactgcagcacaaagtcTACCTCAAGTCCCGCCTTAACTGCGTCCTGCTCGCCAGCAGAGACCTGGAGGACGGAGTGGGACTGACGGTGTCtcaggaggtgaaggaggaagaggagggaggtgatgatgatgtgtggGACACCATGGAGCGGGTGGAGGAGACCCCAAAGAGAAAAActacagaggaagaagaagagatgcaGACTAAGAAgagcaagaagaagagaaagaaaggacacGACTGA